The Nymphaea colorata isolate Beijing-Zhang1983 chromosome 7, ASM883128v2, whole genome shotgun sequence DNA window TTAAGCTGTGTTTCAGCAACACCCAGTTCCATCTTCAGCGGCTCCTAAAAGACTGTCTTTTCTTGAATGGCGTTTATTGGACGGCTTActtgttttttctcattctgGCGTTCCGAGCGCATCAATGTCTTCATTCACCATGGCGACCCTTCCCTGAAAGCCACAGATTACCCTTGGAGTGACAATCATGGTGCGATGCCGAAAGAGGCCCAGTGTTCAGTGACGTGCCATTAAACCCCACAAATCTTGTAGTGTAAACTCAAGTTGGAAGTTTCTTTTTTGTAGGAAGAAGTGTAAACTCAAGTTGGAAGTTTCTTTTTTGTAGGAAGAAGATGATAAGAGGCTCCTTGGTTCTCccttagggcctgtttggttggacgaaaaggaaaggaaagggagggattgagcaatccttcttttgtttggttggctaactaaaaaagaaggaaagggagggaaaggagcaaagtgtgtttggttgggaggggaggaaaagggaagggaggaaaaggaaaggattgtGTAGTATAAATgcaatccctcccaaatcggacggattgagaaggaaaggaaaggaagagagaaacaaagtgttgactgcccacaataccccttcCTTCacgttcttaattttttaaacattttgactgttaagggtattattgtaaagtattaacatttcctttcctttcctttcttttgtatccaaacaaactttttaatcacttctttcctttccattccattccattcatttcccttccatttctcttcccttccctttcctttccctccctttccatcccttcctttcccttcctttccctcctaccaaacaggcccttatTGATGAAAACTCCATCCTTCATATTGGAGCGCATTTCTAACTAAGGCACTTTTGTGCTCCatcattttgtttcttcaacaaaatTTTCTCACCTTCAGCAAGCTCCTATTTCATAGCTTTTGTCCTCCTGGGAATTGAGGCTTATCTTTAGTACCTCCAGATTCTCTCGTCGCCATAAGTAATGGTGAAATCTTACTTCTCCTTTGCCCGTGAATGTATGCATACTGCAAAACCACAAATCTTTTGTGCcccataattttatttttcttgtttcataatTTCCTTTAGCAGCATATTACAATCCGATGGTAATATTGACTTAATGATATTTCATGCCCTCTTTTgggaaaattttataatttctgATCTGGGAAATTTGGTGTCCATGACATCAGATATAGAGgaccatgtgtgtgtgtgtgtatacacacacaaacacacacgtTTGGACGAGCAGCCACAACCTAGCTAGATAATTAGGTTGCTCTCTCTAACTAATGATCAATCAGTTCTATGAGATGAATAATGAATATTTTCAAGCATGGCCATGGCCTTGTGAAAATGCACAAGAACCAATAACACTGCGGATGATCTCAACATGCCATCAATTATTTAACTTAAATGATTTGATAACAATGGCTACATTGAAGAAAAGGTGATGCCGCCTTTTCTGTTATGAATAAACTTACACTTGCAAGTTTTAGCATATCCTTCCATAAAAGAATAGGGGACTCATTAGGGAGGGTTCTCCAAAACATTCCCTAACAGTTGTAGAAACAGAAATTTCTGTCTAAGGgacaagtttaaatttcaaactttaagaggcactcatatgtaaaaaactgaaaattaatgaagcttctatatgtaaattttgtGTTATTCCCTAACCaatagatttcttttttttacattaaaaaaattaattactGACAAATCCATCCTCTTGTTAACTTGATCATCGCTAGCAGCTAAGAATACTCAACAGCCATGTTTGGGTATTCAGCTTCAAATTCTAATTCATTCCAATCAcataaaatttgtcaaaagcACAAAACTAAACAGACTTATTGGCTTTTAACTGAAGAACATCAAATTCCTTTCAATCAAATAATCATAAGTATCTTTTTGTGTGCTCATATGCATGTACACTTGCTTGCATGCATACTTGCAACACTAAAATATCACACTGAATCCTTTTAAAACGGTGAACCCACATTTGTTCACAACTTATCTAAAcacatgaaaaggaaatttaatCAAGTAACAATGGCGCCATAGTTTCAGTTCACTCCATGATAGCTGCTGGGTACCTCTCCAGGGAGTCCAGCCACGGGTTCCTAGCGGGCTTCTTCACCCGGCGCAGCGAGCGCCACACGGCGCTGTTGCACTTGAACCCAGAGCCGAAGGCCAGCTGCCACACCCGGTCGCCGCGCCGGACCTTCTCCTTCGCCTCCAAGTAGGCCATCTCGTACCAAATGCTGCTGCTGGACGTGTTGCCGAACCGGTGCAGCGTTGCCCGCGCGGCCTCCAGGTTGTCGTCCGTCAGCTCCAAGTTCCTCTGCAGCTCGGCCAGCACGCTCTTGCTCGCTGCCTGGATGCAGAAGTGCTCGAAGGCCAGCTTGTAGTCGGGAATGTATGGCTTGCTGACTTCGCCGGCGCCGAACAGGAAGCGCGTCGCGAGCGTCGCGAAGAAGATGAGCTGCTCGGAGAATGGCAGCACCAGCGGCCCCAGCGTGGTGATGTTGGCCTTGAGGGCTTGGCCGCCCACCTCCACCAGGTCCCGGCTGATCGTGAGGCCCTTTTTCTGatcctcgtcttcttcttggATGACACACCTGGACCAATGTTTGGCAAGTATTAGCTAGACCAGGTGGAAAAATATTAATTCCCAAGTACATGGCAGTTGGTACAATGAAGACCAATTACCACGTACACGTTACAGTTATTTATATTTTGTACTTCAGACTAGTAGAGAGTACTCCTGATACAACTCTTTGAGGCTCATTATTTTAAGATGGGaatctttctatatatatatatatatatatatatatatatatatatatatatatatatatatatatatatatatatatatatacatcacaGGAGGAGTTGAAATCCTCTAACCACGGTAACTTTCGTCCAATCACAACCGCTTGATGCTTTATGTAATGCATCAGAAGAGCGTGATTAAATAACTGCCGAATTTAATGCATCGGCAGTATGCTGTTGTAAGAGGTAGGATGATTTCTCCGTATCTTTGTGCTCTTGACTTTTAAAACAATAATTATCTAATGTCCCGGTAAAATGTTCAAAGTTCTTCGTTTCCAAGACACTAGCAAATTATGAACATATAAAAAGGTTGGCATATGTAACATAAAttgaaggaaagagagagagttggttGCTGGCAATAGTATGAAAGGGATTCGGATTCAAGCAAAGTGCATGCCATGAATGCTAGGAAAAAGATCTGAAAAGGAAACAACCAGCAGCTTCCAGTTGGCATGAACACATCGTCATGCTAATGGATCTGAGTAGAAGGTGTGGAAGATGTCAAACAGCTCACGAAAACTtgaaacataataataataCCCATAACTTACTTCCACTTGGATGACATTTGTAAGGAAGTAGGCCAAGCTAATAAATGAAAGTTCACGCAACGACCACTCCCACAGTAATGGCGATCGCACAGTCATGACATGCACATTATCTTCCAACTGTTTGTGTGACTTTCGCCATCATTATTGAATACTCTCTTAATGGCAAATAAAGCAAGGTCATcaatacatgcacatgcacaccaTATATAAGTTTTCAATGTAAAACATATCTCTACCGCAAATCAAGGAACTGGGGAAACTTGATCAACTGTTACAGATCAGTTGCTATAAAATATTTCAGATGATGAGGATATGACACAGCATCAGCTAAGCTGATCTTTTTCCGACACAAAGATCTGGAAAGTTGACCTGGTTGTTCTTAACTTAAGAAGCTTGTACAAAAAACCAATTGAGAAGTGGACTGGCGGCCTTCCAGAGCATGCTTATAAGTACTTTTCAGAAATTTCATGATTATAAAAACCAACAAATTCTACGATTctttgcaagaaaaaatataGAATTTTTCCACTTGGGTAGCTGAACTTGGGCCTCCATCACCTAGCcgaccttttcttttcattcaaatattGTTGATTGGGACATGGATGCTGCCATTTTCTGAGAAGCTTGATGATATTATCTTTTTTTCCCAAGTAATATGTACCCAAGTTACCACAACTAGAAATAACTAAAAGGGAtgcccacttgaaaggaaagaTGAGATAATTAAGCTTGGATGTTTTTACATTATTTCTCTAGTTGTCCCACTAGCTAATTTTCTAGACAAATGGTAATATCTAATAAAGGACATTGGATGCTACTAgatggttaaaaataaaaaactgttgTCAGAAAATAATTGTTTCAAGAGAACTAGTAATAATTTGTAATGCGACAACCGCCTTTAACAATAGTTTATAGTGCTTTGAGTGATAGCCCTTTAGCAACATCTACCATCCAGTAAACTTGAATCCTCCTTCAACAAAATAACCGCCTTTTACATGGTTCATGCATTAGAAAAGAAGGTCATCACGGTTCATGCATTAGAAAAGAAGGTCATCACGGTTCATGCATTAGTGTGTGGCGTTTCCCAAATATTAAGGAGTACCGAGAAAACATACCTAAAGCTCCGGTCATCAGCACCCTTGTGTGTGCGGACTATGTGCTCAAGCTTGTACTTGGCTAGGCGCCGGTCTCGGCGCCGGTTGGACAGCAGCAGGGCCGAGCAACCCATCCGGAAGTAGCAATTGGGTATCATCATGGATCGGTTCCGGCCGGTATACCAGTTGAAGGTGACCATCTCGGTGCTAACGACGACAGCATAATTGTTGGGGTTGGACTGAAGCATGTCCTGCGCCAGGTCCAGGGCGATGATCCCGGCGCTGCATCCCATCCCTCCCAAGTTGAAGCTGATGATGTTGCTGCGCATCTTGTAATGGTTGACGATCATGGCCGACAGGGAGGGCGTCGGGTTGAAGAGGCTGCAGTTCACAACCAGGATGCCCACGTCCTTTGGCCGGATTCTTGTTTTCTCGAACAGTTCGTCCATCGCGCCGAAGATGACGGCCGTAGCCTCCTCCCGCCCTTCCTTCATGGTGGCGCAGTTTCCCGGCGCCATGACGGACTTGGGCACGTATGTCTCGTCGCCGATGCCAGAGAACTTGAGGATGCGCTGCTGGAACTCCAGGCTTGGCTCGTCGAACTTCCCTGATTTTCTTGCTTGCTCGATGAATTCTTGCTTGGACATCTTCACGCCATTTTAGTTCCCGATTAGAAGCAAAAATCGGAAAAAACTAATAAGCAAAGTTTTCAATCCTATCAAACCTAGACATCAAAACATGTTATTCTATAACTTAATGAACATGgtataattatatatatcaaacatttGATTGATCATACCACACCATATTTCTTAAAACAAGAACACAATTGTAAGAAAAATGTCCCAagaatataatgtttttttccAAACGCCTTTATATACTGATGGAATCAACAACGGTGTACGTGGGAAGGATGGGAATTGAGGTAGACTGAGACACATGAAGATTCGAGTCTTAAACATTAGCCAATAGGCCAGGTTGGGATATATAATTATCATACCCAGACAAAGACTGAGTCCAGTTGTAAGTCTAACAAGATCCCGGTAGACGTATGTGAAAAAAGTTTAGTGGCTTTCACATGCTAAAACATGAATAAGGTCTCATCTGATGCCATTTTGTAAAACTGAGAACATATTCGAACattcaagaaaacatttttcattttataagttTTAAGCTGGTCCGACTCGCGTTCAAATCGCACTTTTAGCACCACAGTTCATGGAATTCCAATATGAGACCACCATATTTGATCTATTTGCACTAAACCACGATTAAGTTTAGATAATTCGGGAAATTCAGGTTGCCTACAACCGGATTATACCGAAGGAGGGCGGAAATAGGATTTCATCTTTGGGGGCCAAACGGTCATCATGCGAGCcacaataaaatttttgaaaatttttcacaagGGCACgctcttatttttaaaaattttatgggTTCAAactaacaatttttaaaattttaatatacaaaatttaattttctaaaaaatattgtCCTTGGCACCACGCCTGAATAAACAATCTGTTACAGTTAATTAGCTCGGATAATCCTAGCGAAGAGCATCTCCGATCAAAGAACAAACCCCAGGATGCATTCAATTTGGTTGTAGTTTGATATAGATCAATGGATCTAATTATACGGCAAGTTTTTATTGATGTGGGAAAATTTACACTAAAATCCATGGCTCGTCGAAAACTAAAAGATATTGGGTCATCTAAGATCTACctcccatttttagtttttgtgaaTAGAAGAAGGTCAGGATATTTGAGATTAAAGAAGGTCTAATCTTAATCCATGGAGATAATGACTCAGAACCAGATCAAGAATTCAGATTCAATGAAACTGTCCCCATAATTTCTATATATGATATAACCGAGTGaggaatgaaaaaattaaacctTCAATCAGTATTTCGCCATTACCTTTGCGGTACCGTCGCCATAAATGTCTATCATGCTACTTTACTAAAATGCCCCTCCCTCAGTATCAAAACCTTTGTTCGCTTCGTGATAACCAAAGACTATTTACTTAGGTAAAAGAAGATCCAAACACCAGGTAAAAAAACCAGGTTCTCTTCTCCCTACTTATTAATTCACTTAGTAAAAAAACCAGGTTCTCTGCTCCCAAGCAAATCTAAAAGCACCCAAGGGCATTATGGTAATTTTGTACTCATATGGAgctacaaacaaaaaaattaacttcCACACCTTAGAAAACTGCTTTTATAGTGACTAATATGttaattttttgcatattatatGTGTATCTATCTAAGCATTGTTTGCTAAGTTGctccacatatatgtatatattgaaagGATGAAGAAGTTTTACCTTGAGGTCATCTGATGGCTTGTAGCAGGCAAAGTCAACAAGATATATCGGGCGGGGCCTGGACATGAAGTAGCCGGAGATGCTGAAGACAAGCATCCCGACAAACGCAAGGACGGTGGCGAGATCGTAGCGGGCTTCCACCCACAGGCGGCGCCATATCTCTTCCCTGTTCAAGCTACTGATCTCTGCGCTGAACACGAGGACCAGAACGGGGATGGTGGTCACGTACACGGCGTGGTTGATGAGGTAGTGGTACCCCAACTTGACGTGCCTGAGGTTGACGGACTGCAGGAAGTCCGGCAGACGGCGGCGGACGCGGACGGAGAATGTCGGGGAGCCGGCGTCGGGGCCGGAGGGCTCGATGCCGCGGTTGACTATCTCGGTGGAGAGCAGCGGATGCTCGGCGCCGGCCATGGCTGCTCTGGTTCTGTGGTGGGTTTCTGGGGTTGAAGAGGGAGCGAGGGGGGTGGTATATATAGGGAGAGGGGTAGGAGGTGGGTGGGTGCTAATAAATGGGGCACCAAACATCGTGTGTGCAGTTGGGCCAGCTTTGAACTCCATTCAATGAAATTGGGTGGCTTGATTTATTGGACCAAAAGTCTTTTCTACCCTCCTCCTCTTGAGTATATTTCTCCCATGGTATCCTCTAGTGAACGGACGCTTTTGCCCTTGCCCTTGTGCAGTTGGGAGGAATCGACCTTCGACCGAACCTTTCCTTTTATCTAAGATTGTGGGAAAGTGACTCCCTTTCTCATGCATATGAAAATAGGAGTTTTCTTTGTATGGGTGGATTTATCTTTTCAGATGCCTGGactagctttttctttttcttgggaaatTGTTTTCTTATCAAGCTTAAGTGGGCGTTTGATGTCTCAGAATTTTGATTacggaatcaaaattccagaatcAAGTTTCCACCTTAACTTGGAATTGGAATAATGaaaattctttttctaatttttcttttgagtttgatcgtattgaattttgattttagaattacAAATTCCCTGTTTGAGGAACTAAAATTCTATCATTCAAGAATTAAGATTTTCATGTCTTGTGCtccaaagaaagatgaaaagatTCCcgaattctagaatcataagTCCACCTCCTAGGGTGGTGGGCTCATAATTCTAGAGTTATGATCTTGGAACGAACttataattctagaatcaaaattttttattgattgatgcaattcttattttttaaagaatgagaataaTGAGACAAACAATGTGTTCTGAGAATACATGTTCCTTTTTAACACTTGTTTTAATAGCGTCAGCGTCATGTTCATACTTTAGAAAACATGGAGCGATTATGTCTCGTAGGTGTTGGATTTAGAAATAGTTTCTAGAATCGCCTCACACTTTTCAAACAAAAACGTGAATATTTTTGGGTAGCGTGtcatgttttttctcttttattgcaAGCCCTCATGGATGTGAACGATTTGCTTACACATTTTTGAGATCTTCTTTGTATTTTACAAGACCAATGTGGCTCTAGATTTTGAGTGAGCGGGAGGAGAATTCCATTGTTTGAATGAAGGCCGAAGCCCAAAAGCGCATATGTGTTTGCGTATATCAGGCAGTACTGGAACAAGTGACCGGCTGCTTAGCCGAAGCTTCTGTAAAACCCTGGAGGTAATTGGTTctaaatctggatctgatttgaTTCCAGCAGAATCTATAACTTCAGCATGGAATGCACATGGGTTGGAAGTGATGTGAAAGTTTTCTCACTTCAGCTGTACCGGATCCCGTTCATGCCACCCCATTGTATGAATGTACGGTTTAGTTGTCTCATGTCCAACCGTCAGGAACCCTACTTTTTTAGTTCAGTTCAATTTCTTTTTACCCCTATTAATTCTTACCACttttggtaaaaaccagacatttAGGCCAGAAATAAAAACTAgaccctttgattttgatttttaaagcatttttttttttacaatctgaCCTTATTGGTATTAAGAAGGGGTCATGCAAAACATGTACTAAGTTGATCCTTTGTTAGATTCTAATTGTGCTTTTATGATGAGGAAAACAAATAAACCCCTCCATGGCATGATagttaaaaaaatcaacattttgattaaaactacttgaatcaaagcatgttttatattaaaatagtttGTATAAATacattaagatgtttatattgtatttaacGTAGTTTttaaacacacacatatgtatatatatatatatatatgttgtcaCAATTAAACCTTTCAAGGTAGAAGTGAATGTTGGACACCGGTGTGGAGGAGTGCTTTTTGGGGAATTATTTTTccatgagaaagaaagacaaaggagcACGATTCCTCGAAGAAGTCATTATGTCGACATAGAAATGTCTAGTACTTTCTCAACCAAAAATGAGGGGAGTGTGAAGTAGAGCCTAGAAGCAGCTTAAGGGTTATAATGTTTGAATCACCaattaaaaatataaggaaaaaaaataaggacGCAAGCACGAAAATCttaagtaaattaaaaaaaaaactaaaaggtaaacgttaataaaatattaagtATGCACTTgtagggtatatatatatatacatttcgtGTGTTATAAGTAATAAACATGAAACGCGTTAAATAAAGGCAAACCaatggaaaatttgaaaatatattcaactatgaaacaaaaagaaattatttaagGAGAGAGTCTTCCACAAGACGAATTTTAACAAATGAGAAacaagctcttttttttttttttttgatattttgtttagGGACTGTTGCCACACTTTGTTGCTGTTCCATAAAACTACCCCAAAGATTGTAGTTGTTTCGTAGAATATTTGTGATAATGTCTCATGATGAATTGCTccaaaatttaaaacacattcatataataataataataaattgttattgttgccaaacattCCTTTAAAAACACCACCATGCATAATAACAGTACCACTTTGTAAaacattgtttttcaaaaagttaGCGATATTAACAATCTCTTAGATAAAAGTTGCCGGTGCTCATTGTGCAGGCTCAAACATATCAAATAGTCTGTACTATAAGATAACGTGTATCATAACTATCATTTAGCAGCCGCATATATGGGAGGTAGTGAAGGGTCCCTtctaacattttgaaaaattacattttacgcattaacattttcaaaatatttaatttagcccttgcaaaaatttaaaagatataGTGGacccatgcaaaaaaaaattcaaaaatatcatttagtCCCCACTTGTTTTTTTGCTCATTCATGACCTttaaaaatgtagaaaaaggtttatttaatcccactcaaaaaaaaaaaaaaatcttgctcCATCCCTAGGGCACCTTGCATGTTCAGGCTACTAGGTTTTGTTGTTTCTCATTACTTATTAAGGGCCTAAGAAAATGGTAGGGCTGTATAATGTGTCTAGCCAACTTGAGTTCGGCTCATTTGTAAATGATTCGAGGGCGAGTTTAACTAAAAATTGGagcttataaacaagtcgagttcgagttacatgaactcgactcaattaaacTCAAGTAAACTCATCCAATCTTGGTtgtctttgtcattttttttttgaaattgctaAACTTAAAACCAAGGAAAGATATGAAGTCAAATACATAGTTGGCAAACAAATTAAACGAGCTCGAGCTAGGACTCGGTccattgagtcgagctcaagccagGACTCCGTCtattgagttgagctcaagttgacCTTCTATAGCTCAGCTCGAGCTTAAGCCGAACAATATATGAGTCAAGTCAATCTAGCTGGCTaagatcgagctcgactcagctcatgtaCAGCCCTAATAAATGAGTAAAGCAAATTAGTTGGACCGATGCTAAGCAACTAGAGAAGAAACTAAATAAATGCAGAGTCAAGGCCTCTTTAGTGCTGAAAAGCAAATAAATGGAGAAGCAAAGATCAATAAATAGTAAATAACTACATAATAAAGAAAGCAATGCGCTAGGAAGCTTCCTTGGTTATGTCTTTAATGGCGGGCTCGACCAAGGTCAAAACCTTTGGTGGCTTGTCAAGCTCACTTTACATGCAAAGAGATATGATGGCATTTCATATACGCGTTGAAATTATTGAAGGCAGCAAGTGAAGGAAAAGCCCTTTATGGGGTAATGGTGGGTTGTCAGCTTCACCAACCAAGCTCGAGGCTCATTACTAAGGCATGAAATGTGCATGGAGAAGCCGTGCTGAGATCACAAGCCGTTTCCTGTTCATtccaacatgaagaagaaagatctgAGAAGCTGTGGACTGGTTCCATGTAGGAAGGTAGTAATCGGCCTCAGTGGCggagcaaaaaatttctggctttacGGCACTCTAAATTTAATGTCAaactttaaggggcactcatatataaGAACTAAAAATAATGAAGTCTATGTATGTAAATAATGTAAATTTAGTGGACAACTTGGCTCCACCACAGGGCCCCTCACTCATCATCCAGCTGGTATGCTGGTATGTTCCGACCTGTAATTGTCACCGAGTCACTAGATCAATGGGAGTTCGAGACTCATGTGGTAAAAATTCTTAATGTTTGAAGGACTCATATATTTTACCAACATGAAATATTTTACTATATGAACCATGTTGTTTCAAAGGACGTAGCATAGTTGTGAGACATACAAGCACATAGAAGGCAACTGTTTATTGAATTTTAATAGGTACTATTCTAGATCATAAAAGGTAGAATTGTAACACTCTAGCTGAAGAATATACCATAGGTCCTATGCAACCCAGGACTTTGAAACCAAGAAGAATCGGGGGATCTTCGAGTCTTCTTTTGGTAGTGGGTTGTTAATCTCATGTTCACTTAAAAAAGACGATGcatataatgatatatataacaaaacattctctctttctttcctttttatataaaaacagTGAGTGAACTGGTTATCTATAGTCATTCATCCATCTAATATAATTAAATTAAGACTATTCATAAAcaatgataatatatatatatatatatataactttctcattaaaatagttttttgttGTAACGATTACAATGTCGGGTGGCCGTCTATATTTTGTAATCAGACGGCCCTAcattatgattaaaaaaaaggttctaATCAACCCTGATGTCGAGCTCCTCGCCCTTCGACTCCATCCTTGGCGCGGTAAGACTAAGAAGCCTTTTCCCCATCGCTGGAGCAGCCACAGGAATCCGATGCCTTCCGATCGCCGGTGACGGTGTCCGACCGCCGCATCCTCTCCTCCGACCGCCCGATGCAATAAATATACATAGATGATCCTATCCTGCCAGTGAGATTGAAGTAAAtacaagggaaaaaaacaaaaatgcccttaactgaaaaaagggagaaaggaaaaagggcGTACGTACACTGGCCCGACTGAAAAAGTTATTTCTgaagaaagtgaaaagaaaaacaatatatataatgATCTAGTTTATCAATGTCCTGGATTCATCCgtatattttacatatttgaatgaAGTATGGAAGAGGATTTAGGTGGAGAGCTGTGTGCAAAATCCATATGCGTAGAAGAATAGTAATAAGAAAGTGCATCGCTTTCTTTGCGAAGAGAAACAATCGTTACTATTGATCGCGTGTTTGACCTGCCAACCCAAACGTAGATATTTATTTTGCTGGTCACTCCAGGCGACCGAAAAAGGCTCCAATAATTGCTCTGACCTTCTACCAACATTTATCAAActtgatcttcttctccctcaCGTTTTGTCAAATATTATAACATATAGTTTGTCCTGtcatgcttaaaaaaaaaaaaattgaattaaagACATTATTCACTACAACGTTTGGGGTAACCAACCTCTAATGCA harbors:
- the LOC116257473 gene encoding 3-ketoacyl-CoA synthase 10, with product MAGAEHPLLSTEIVNRGIEPSGPDAGSPTFSVRVRRRLPDFLQSVNLRHVKLGYHYLINHAVYVTTIPVLVLVFSAEISSLNREEIWRRLWVEARYDLATVLAFVGMLVFSISGYFMSRPRPIYLVDFACYKPSDDLKMSKQEFIEQARKSGKFDEPSLEFQQRILKFSGIGDETYVPKSVMAPGNCATMKEGREEATAVIFGAMDELFEKTRIRPKDVGILVVNCSLFNPTPSLSAMIVNHYKMRSNIISFNLGGMGCSAGIIALDLAQDMLQSNPNNYAVVVSTEMVTFNWYTGRNRSMMIPNCYFRMGCSALLLSNRRRDRRLAKYKLEHIVRTHKGADDRSFRCVIQEEDEDQKKGLTISRDLVEVGGQALKANITTLGPLVLPFSEQLIFFATLATRFLFGAGEVSKPYIPDYKLAFEHFCIQAASKSVLAELQRNLELTDDNLEAARATLHRFGNTSSSSIWYEMAYLEAKEKVRRGDRVWQLAFGSGFKCNSAVWRSLRRVKKPARNPWLDSLERYPAAIME